One stretch of Arachis duranensis cultivar V14167 chromosome 1, aradu.V14167.gnm2.J7QH, whole genome shotgun sequence DNA includes these proteins:
- the LOC107490889 gene encoding uncharacterized protein LOC107490889, whose product MSPYFQDMLDGVAGIGLGYKGPSYDKLRVHLLADLKRESQILVDSYRSAWKETGCTLIADGWTDQRQRTPNNIVHVVTDNAANYVAASRLINRKYDNIYWSPCAAHCLNLILKDISSMAHISNLATRASKITVFVYNHTIFLSWLRETPKWREIVCLGATRSATGRAVSAIILDAKFWDDCFTVCKLVSPLIYLLRVVDADDPSSLGYVYEGMLRVEDAIKEMFRQSKTAYQPYTDIINSRWDKHLKKDLHAAAYFLNPKFFFNENYKEAPDVMRGLLDLVNFYCKCNNLDSVQAMKEIHLYRDRKESFDRQEVIPAASELKPGKNMVEYLF is encoded by the exons ATGTCACCATATTTCCAAGATATGTTAGATGGTGTTGCTGGTATTGGACTTGGTTATAAGGGGCCTTCTTATGATAAGTtaagggttcatttgttggctGATCTTaaaagagaaagtcaaatacTAGTTGATAGTTATAGGAGTGCATGGAAGGAAACTGGATGTACCCTCATAGCTGATGGTTGGACAGATCAAAGACAAAGAac CCCAAATAATATTGTGCATGTTGTGACTGACAATGCGGCCAATTATGTTGCTGCTAGTAGGCTTATCAATAGAAAATATGATAATATCTATTGGTCACCATGTGCTGCTCATTGccttaatcttattttaaaagatataagcAGCATGGCGCATATTTCTAACCTTGCAACTCGTGCTTCAAAGATCACAGTATTTGTGTACAATCATACGATTTTCTTATCTTGGCTAAGAGAAACACCTAAGTGGAGAGAAATTGTATGTCTTGGTGCAACCCG GAGTGCTACTGGTAGAGCTGTGAGTGCTATTATTCTGGATGCAAAATTTTGGGACGATTGCTTTACTGTATGTAAACTTGTGAGCCCTCTGATTTACTTGCTGAGGGTTGTTGATGCTGATGACCCCTCATCTTTGGGGTATGTTTATGAAGGAATGCTAAGGGTAGAAGATGCAATTAAGGAGATGTTTAGGCAATCCAAGACTGCATATCAGCCGTACACAGATATTATCAACTCAAGATGGGACAAGCATTTGAAGAAAGATCTTCATGCGGCAGCTTACTTCCTGAATcctaaattcttttttaatgaaaattataaagaaGCACCTGATGTTATGCGAGGTTTGCTTGATCTTGTTAACTTTTATTGCAAGTGTAACAATTTGGATTCAGTTCAGGCAATGAAAGAAATACATTTATATAGAGATCGGAAGGAAAGTTTTGATAGACAAGAAGTTATTCCAGCTGCATCTGAACTTAAACCTGGTAAGAATATGGTTGAATATTTGTTTTAA